TCAGCGGTGATGAAAAGATCGAACTCCAACCGTTACGGAATGGCAAACGGATTCTCTGCAGCTTCCAATTGCTGCAGGTAAGTCTGATCGGCTTGGCTTAGCTTCGCGATTGGAATGGGGATCACGCGATTGTCACTCATACGACGAATACTGACAGTCCCGTCTTTCAAGCTAACAAAGACCGCCTCCACCTTGAATCGCCCTGTTGCATCCGACCACGTGCGTGCTTCGCCGGCGGGCTTCGACGCTGCGGATGGTAGGGCATTGCTTTTGGCCGCAATCGAGACGGACTTCGGCTTCGCAGGTTGATCGAGTTCGTCAGGAGCCAATTGGATGTTACGTCGATCGACGGCCGAGCTCGACCGGACCTTTCCCCAGGTCAAGAACCCCAACTTCACTTTGCCATCGGGCATCAGCTCCTCCACCTTCGCTGCTCGCCAGAAACTCCCGTAACGAGGCTGTTGAGCCTGGACGAGCTGCCCAACGTATAATGGCGTAATCGACTCCACGACCCTGCCGGTCGACTTAATAACGCCCGGACCCTGATACGCTTTGGCGAGACTCTTCTTAAGCCGATAGCTTGCCGACCAATTCATCAACGCACTGCTTGCTGCTTTGGCAATGCCTTTGTCTTCACTCGCGAGCAGTGATTCAATCACCGCGGCGACCTCGGGGTCCGGGTCAGCCAGCTTCTTCTTCGCCAGCTCACCAAGTTTCGCAACCACCCCCTTGGTGTCACCGGACACGAGGGCACTCAGGGCCATGTTTTTTTCGTCAGCAGTGAGCGGTGCTTCGGCAGCTGCCTTGGCCAATGCGGCGGCTTGAGCCTTCTCGTCGGCTTTTCGCTTGGCTTCAGCGGCAATGTTAGCAAGCTCTTCTGGCGAGACACGCGTGTACTTCACCGAGATGGGCACCGTGGTGGTCGTACCGCCTTTGGTAATGATCAGCTTGTAGTCCATGTCCAATGAATGCGGGATATGTTCCGTCGTGTCATAGACCCACGTTCCCGTTCCCGTCATGTCAAACGAGGCATCGTCACTGGACTTCGGCATCTTCATTGCATAGGTCCGGGTGATCTTGATCTGATTATTGGATTTTTCCCGCACCCGATATCGGATGACCTCGCTGGCCGACTGCACGCTTTCTTTGTCATCGTTACCGAACGGGCTAAAAGGACCGAAGCGATTTCGACTGCTGTCACTCTTTTCGGTGATCGCGACACCGCTATCGCTCACCCACTCTTGCCGCTCACTCGCGGGCAACGGCTCAAACGGAATCAAAGAAACGTTCCCCAGCAAATAGGGCAGTTGCGAACTGCCTTCCATCGCGATGACTGACCCTTGAGGACTGATTGTGATCTTGTTGGTCGTTTGCGTTTTGCCGGCAAACGTCGGTCGCGAAAAAGGACTCGGAATGCGGGGAGGCATCGGACCGAACCCCCCAAACCCTCTCGAGCGACCAGAACTGGATTTCCGCTTGGTCGATTCCTGAAGCCCGCCTTTGTAATTCACCTTCAGCTGATCCGGTCCCACCGCGCCGACTGTGTAGTGAGTCATCCCTTTATAGCTAGTGGTCGATCCAACACTTTCCACCGAGATGTCGAAGCGATAGGAAAACTTTTGCCCCGTTTGCCAATCGTATTGCAACGACTGACCATAAACCTTCGCCGAAAGGCCGCCGCTGCCGAAGCTGAGCCCAGCCAACATAAGCAATACAAATAGATGAGTTCGCATTCGAAGCAACCTTGGTGAATGAGCAAAAAATCACTGCGGGAG
This genomic stretch from Neorhodopirellula lusitana harbors:
- a CDS encoding SHD1 domain-containing protein, which produces MRTHLFVLLMLAGLSFGSGGLSAKVYGQSLQYDWQTGQKFSYRFDISVESVGSTTSYKGMTHYTVGAVGPDQLKVNYKGGLQESTKRKSSSGRSRGFGGFGPMPPRIPSPFSRPTFAGKTQTTNKITISPQGSVIAMEGSSQLPYLLGNVSLIPFEPLPASERQEWVSDSGVAITEKSDSSRNRFGPFSPFGNDDKESVQSASEVIRYRVREKSNNQIKITRTYAMKMPKSSDDASFDMTGTGTWVYDTTEHIPHSLDMDYKLIITKGGTTTTVPISVKYTRVSPEELANIAAEAKRKADEKAQAAALAKAAAEAPLTADEKNMALSALVSGDTKGVVAKLGELAKKKLADPDPEVAAVIESLLASEDKGIAKAASSALMNWSASYRLKKSLAKAYQGPGVIKSTGRVVESITPLYVGQLVQAQQPRYGSFWRAAKVEELMPDGKVKLGFLTWGKVRSSSAVDRRNIQLAPDELDQPAKPKSVSIAAKSNALPSAASKPAGEARTWSDATGRFKVEAVFVSLKDGTVSIRRMSDNRVIPIPIAKLSQADQTYLQQLEAAENPFAIP